Proteins encoded by one window of Brevibacterium atlanticum:
- a CDS encoding tyramine oxidase subunit B produces MSAVTMIPTADTVPTTAPTGTTIDMLYLDEPQMIAAGVKDMESCMEVMEEVLVLVAEGDYRMAGNSANSHGAQISFPATSPFPTMPVDASDRRFMAMAAYLGGRFDTAGVKWYGSNVDNRDKGLPRSIHLIVLNDKETGAPFAIMSGNLESAYRTAAVPGAAAKKLAPVDAARLGIIGPGAMNKSALHAMTLARPSLTDIVIHGRRRSTSESFADYVRAHYPQFTTIEISDTVEGAVSDCDIVSEAVTGLVGSENYPYIDGDWIKPGAFLSLPANLRMDKDYTLSGRARLLVDAKKIYEAWAEEYPAPSHETAFGMIGLYWQDLIDDGALDESRVVNIGDVFSGKAPGREFDDQPILFSVGGMGVEDVAWGKTVYENAVQAGLGTALNLWKTPDLA; encoded by the coding sequence ATGAGCGCAGTCACCATGATCCCCACCGCCGACACCGTCCCGACGACCGCACCGACCGGCACCACGATCGACATGCTCTACCTCGACGAACCGCAGATGATCGCCGCCGGCGTCAAGGACATGGAATCCTGCATGGAGGTGATGGAGGAGGTCCTCGTCCTCGTCGCCGAGGGCGACTACCGGATGGCCGGGAACTCCGCGAACTCGCACGGCGCCCAGATCTCCTTCCCCGCCACCAGCCCGTTCCCCACCATGCCGGTCGACGCCTCCGACCGGCGCTTCATGGCCATGGCCGCCTACCTCGGCGGACGCTTCGACACCGCCGGAGTGAAATGGTACGGATCGAACGTCGACAACCGTGACAAGGGGCTGCCGCGCTCCATCCACCTCATCGTGCTCAACGACAAGGAGACCGGTGCCCCCTTCGCGATCATGTCGGGCAACCTCGAAAGCGCGTACCGCACCGCAGCCGTCCCCGGAGCCGCTGCGAAGAAGCTGGCCCCCGTCGATGCCGCGCGATTGGGCATCATCGGTCCCGGAGCGATGAACAAGTCGGCCCTGCACGCGATGACCCTCGCCCGCCCGAGCCTCACCGACATCGTCATCCACGGTCGCCGTCGCAGCACCTCGGAGTCCTTCGCCGACTACGTCCGCGCTCACTACCCGCAGTTCACGACGATCGAGATCAGCGACACCGTCGAGGGTGCGGTGAGCGACTGCGACATCGTCTCCGAAGCCGTCACCGGACTCGTCGGATCGGAGAACTACCCCTACATCGACGGCGACTGGATCAAACCGGGAGCCTTCCTCAGCCTCCCTGCGAACCTGCGGATGGACAAGGACTACACGCTCTCGGGCCGGGCCCGACTGCTCGTCGACGCGAAGAAGATCTACGAGGCCTGGGCCGAGGAATATCCCGCGCCCTCCCACGAAACCGCCTTCGGAATGATCGGACTCTACTGGCAGGACCTCATCGACGACGGCGCACTCGACGAGAGCCGCGTCGTCAACATCGGCGACGTCTTCTCCGGCAAGGCGCCGGGACGCGAATTCGACGACCAGCCCATCCTCTTCAGCGTCGGCGGCATGGGTGTCGAAGACGTCGCCTGGGGAAAGACGGTCTACGAGAACGCCGTGCAGGCAGGCCTCGGCACCGCGCTCAATCTGTGGAAGACCCCCGACCTCGCGTGA
- a CDS encoding LysR family transcriptional regulator has translation MELRQLRYFVAVADELHFGRAAERLHMSQPPLSLHVGKLERELGVKLFDRSTRSVSLTAAGSRFFDSASRLLGDLDHAVEELRDFSEGRAGRLTVGFVSSAGYTFLPEVVTMFRQSHPQVTLDLVPLASGEQLDRLSAGQLDVGIVRDDVSTVASEARTADGRGRLSSVPVYDERLVACLPKGHRLAQQAEVTARQISRVPMIAYSRELMPGFVDRVSMALGEHSAAVTVVEQVIHQETALGFVAAGVGTSILPESIRHLLPPSIVAVPLAGSPVTRLLAVTGPNTQPPALVEGFVDCLLEASNIGLRSAAIA, from the coding sequence ATGGAACTTCGACAGCTGCGGTACTTCGTCGCCGTCGCGGACGAGCTGCACTTCGGTCGCGCCGCGGAGAGGCTGCATATGTCGCAGCCGCCGCTGAGCCTCCACGTGGGCAAGCTCGAACGCGAGCTCGGGGTGAAGCTCTTCGACCGCAGCACTCGCAGCGTCTCTCTCACTGCGGCGGGTTCCCGGTTTTTCGACAGCGCCTCGCGCCTGCTCGGCGACCTCGATCATGCAGTGGAGGAGCTGCGCGACTTCTCTGAAGGCAGGGCTGGTCGGCTCACCGTCGGCTTCGTCAGCTCGGCCGGATATACGTTCCTTCCCGAGGTCGTCACGATGTTCCGGCAGAGCCACCCTCAGGTCACCCTCGACCTCGTGCCCTTGGCCTCCGGTGAGCAGCTCGATCGGCTGTCCGCCGGTCAGCTCGACGTGGGGATCGTCCGCGATGACGTCTCCACCGTGGCTTCCGAGGCTCGGACGGCCGATGGTCGTGGTCGACTGTCGTCCGTGCCCGTCTACGACGAGCGGTTGGTCGCCTGTCTGCCCAAGGGACACCGATTGGCGCAGCAGGCGGAGGTGACGGCCCGTCAGATCAGCCGCGTGCCGATGATCGCCTATTCCCGGGAGCTCATGCCCGGGTTCGTCGATCGCGTGTCGATGGCCCTGGGCGAGCACAGCGCCGCGGTGACCGTGGTCGAGCAGGTCATCCACCAGGAGACCGCTCTGGGATTCGTGGCGGCCGGTGTCGGCACGAGCATCCTCCCCGAATCGATTCGGCATCTGCTGCCTCCGTCCATCGTCGCGGTGCCGCTCGCCGGCTCCCCCGTCACTCGCCTGTTGGCCGTCACGGGGCCGAACACACAGCCGCCCGCCCTCGTCGAGGGGTTCGTCGACTGCCTGCTCGAAGCCTCGAACATCGGGCTCCGGTCGGCCGCGATCGCCTAA
- a CDS encoding acetate--CoA ligase: protein MDTQPDTTAPSYDDVVARIDSDPEGFWLDQATNLIDWVKEPTRAVDDSNAPIYRWYPDGELNVCYNALDRHVENGRGDQAALVYDSPVTDTVRRVTYAELLDEVSRFARALSDKGVTKGDRVVIYMPMIPEAAVAMLACARLGAIHSVVFGGFAPNELAVRIDDTAPKAIVSTSCGVEKNRVLEYKPMLDEAVEIAENKPDFTVIVQRKEHRCDLGEADVDYAELLAQTPVGMDPVTVKATDELYVLYTSGTTGKPKGIVRDSGGYAVAGAFSMPAIFGLHPGDTMFTASDVGWVVGHTYIVYAPLLAGVTSVLYEGKPVGTPDAGAFFRAIEQHQVNVHFTAPTAMRVVRKEDPDGELMKKYDLSSLRAEFLAGERLDPDTYEWTTKTLAEATGRDIPVVDNWWQTETGWPIAANPLGLTRFPLKAGSPTKPVPGYRIEVLDPAGTPVKAGEEGLIVMKLPLPPGTMATVWGDDDRFISSYLAAFDGYYLTGDSGYLDEDGYVYVMGRTDDVINVAGHRLSTGIIEAVVASHPAVAEAAVIGVHDDVKGQIPRALVVLGDSAEAADPATVTDELVALVRKEIGPVAAFRQVDVVAGLPKTRSGKILRKTMREIADGAENPAVPSTIEDRTVLDDLSSVLSRG from the coding sequence ATGGATACGCAACCGGACACCACCGCCCCCAGCTACGACGACGTCGTCGCACGCATCGATTCGGACCCCGAGGGCTTCTGGCTCGACCAGGCCACGAACCTCATCGACTGGGTGAAGGAACCGACCCGCGCGGTCGACGACTCGAACGCCCCGATCTACCGCTGGTACCCCGACGGCGAACTCAACGTCTGCTACAACGCGCTCGATCGGCATGTCGAGAACGGCCGCGGCGACCAGGCCGCCCTCGTCTACGATTCGCCGGTGACCGACACGGTCCGCCGGGTCACGTATGCCGAACTCCTCGACGAGGTCTCTCGCTTCGCCCGCGCGCTGTCGGACAAGGGCGTGACCAAGGGCGACCGTGTCGTCATCTATATGCCGATGATCCCCGAGGCGGCCGTGGCCATGCTCGCCTGTGCCCGCCTCGGCGCCATCCACTCCGTCGTCTTCGGCGGCTTCGCCCCGAACGAACTCGCCGTGCGCATCGACGACACCGCGCCGAAGGCGATCGTCTCCACATCGTGCGGCGTCGAGAAGAACCGTGTCCTCGAATACAAGCCGATGCTCGACGAAGCCGTCGAGATCGCTGAGAACAAGCCGGACTTCACCGTCATCGTCCAGCGCAAGGAGCACCGCTGCGATCTCGGCGAGGCCGACGTCGACTACGCCGAGCTCCTCGCCCAGACCCCCGTGGGCATGGACCCGGTCACCGTGAAGGCCACCGATGAGCTCTACGTCCTCTACACCTCCGGCACCACCGGCAAGCCGAAGGGCATCGTCCGCGATTCCGGCGGCTACGCCGTGGCCGGCGCGTTCTCGATGCCCGCGATCTTCGGCCTCCACCCGGGCGACACGATGTTCACCGCCTCGGACGTCGGCTGGGTCGTCGGGCACACCTACATCGTCTACGCGCCGCTGCTGGCCGGCGTCACCTCGGTGCTCTACGAGGGCAAACCCGTGGGCACCCCCGATGCCGGAGCGTTCTTCCGCGCCATCGAACAGCACCAGGTCAACGTCCACTTCACCGCCCCGACGGCCATGCGCGTGGTGCGCAAGGAGGATCCGGACGGCGAGCTGATGAAGAAGTACGACCTCTCCAGTCTGCGCGCGGAATTCCTCGCCGGCGAACGGCTCGACCCGGATACGTACGAATGGACGACGAAGACCCTCGCCGAGGCGACCGGACGTGACATCCCCGTCGTCGACAATTGGTGGCAGACGGAGACCGGCTGGCCGATCGCGGCGAATCCGCTGGGTCTGACCCGGTTCCCACTCAAGGCGGGATCACCGACGAAGCCGGTGCCCGGCTATCGGATCGAGGTCCTCGACCCCGCCGGGACACCCGTCAAGGCAGGCGAGGAAGGGCTCATCGTCATGAAACTGCCGCTGCCTCCGGGCACGATGGCCACGGTGTGGGGCGATGACGACCGGTTCATCTCGTCGTATCTCGCGGCGTTCGACGGCTACTATCTCACCGGCGATTCGGGCTATCTGGACGAGGACGGCTACGTCTATGTCATGGGACGGACCGATGACGTCATCAACGTCGCAGGTCACCGCCTGTCCACCGGGATCATCGAGGCCGTCGTCGCTTCTCATCCCGCCGTCGCCGAGGCGGCTGTCATCGGTGTGCATGACGACGTCAAGGGTCAGATCCCCCGGGCCCTCGTGGTGCTCGGTGACTCCGCCGAGGCGGCCGATCCCGCGACCGTCACCGACGAACTCGTGGCGTTGGTGCGCAAGGAGATCGGTCCCGTCGCCGCGTTCAGGCAGGTCGACGTCGTGGCGGGGCTGCCGAAGACCCGGTCGGGCAAGATCCTGCGTAAGACCATGCGC